In a single window of the uncultured Pseudodesulfovibrio sp. genome:
- the alr gene encoding alanine racemase: protein MIDYNKLRVRIRLDNLRHNFRLFTEIHDNVIPVIKSDAYGHGLVEVARALEKDGADTFAVGFVHEAAKLRESGCDKRIMALLGPITDEDIQSLWDHQIITPISHFSQLKRVLAAAEKNGPLNIGLKFDTGMRRLGFLPEEVDEVTVLLKGSPVTPVMATSHLARADEPGREKDVALQAKRFQAALDGLTRAGFSVEANLANSAGGLVHENCRQDSMRLGISLYGCDPLEGAGEERLPGKLLPAMEVTAPVMQVHPLKRGESISYGWTFTAERDSVVAIVGVGYADNYSRALSNKGEMVLHGKRVPIRGRVCMQMTAVDVTELMSEGIEVLPGDEAWLLGGPGERPVTPEDLAEWGNTITYEAFCLLGQNRREYV from the coding sequence ATGATAGACTACAACAAACTCCGCGTACGTATCCGTCTCGACAACCTGCGCCACAACTTCCGTTTGTTCACTGAAATCCACGACAACGTCATCCCGGTCATCAAGTCCGACGCCTACGGCCACGGGCTTGTCGAGGTGGCCCGCGCCCTGGAAAAGGACGGGGCGGACACCTTTGCCGTGGGGTTTGTCCACGAGGCGGCGAAGCTGCGCGAGTCCGGCTGCGACAAACGCATCATGGCCCTGCTCGGCCCCATCACCGACGAAGACATCCAGTCCCTCTGGGATCATCAGATCATCACGCCCATCTCCCATTTTTCTCAGCTGAAGCGCGTTCTGGCCGCGGCCGAAAAGAACGGTCCACTGAATATCGGGCTCAAGTTCGACACTGGCATGCGCCGACTGGGATTCCTGCCCGAGGAAGTGGACGAGGTCACGGTCCTGCTGAAAGGGTCTCCGGTCACGCCGGTCATGGCCACCTCGCACCTGGCCAGAGCCGATGAGCCGGGCCGGGAAAAGGACGTGGCCCTGCAGGCCAAGCGGTTCCAGGCAGCCCTGGACGGGTTGACCCGGGCCGGGTTCTCGGTGGAGGCCAACCTGGCCAATTCCGCGGGCGGCCTGGTCCATGAGAACTGCCGTCAGGATTCCATGCGCCTGGGCATCAGCCTGTACGGTTGCGACCCCCTGGAAGGCGCGGGCGAAGAACGCCTGCCCGGCAAGCTTTTGCCCGCCATGGAGGTCACGGCTCCGGTCATGCAGGTTCACCCCCTGAAGCGGGGCGAGTCCATCAGCTACGGCTGGACTTTCACGGCTGAACGCGACTCGGTGGTGGCTATCGTGGGCGTGGGCTACGCCGACAATTACAGCCGCGCCCTGTCCAACAAGGGCGAGATGGTCCTGCACGGCAAGCGCGTGCCTATCCGAGGCCGGGTGTGCATGCAGATGACCGCGGTTGACGTAACCGAGCTTATGAGTGAAGGGATAGAGGTCCTGCCGGGTGACGAGGCCTGGCTGCTGGGCGGCCCGGGCGAGCGTCCCGTGACTCCCGAGGACCTGGCCGAATGGGGCAACACCATCACCTACGAGGCCTTCTGCCTGCTTGGGCAGAACCGGCGCGAGTACGTGTAG
- a CDS encoding ATP-binding protein has protein sequence MKLRSFQMRILLWTWGLLLMAMAVVFFYSTSIVGDELVTEAEIRTRHQIEAIEWLIQDHSLFESEQDFAEWVDALAFKLNSRITYIINGKVVADSEVPYADLDSLDDHSHRPEVLAALKDGWGVNVRHSDTLNKDMLYVARQFKGVPAVDAGVLRMAVPFSHVSARLDLLRTNLIWLFLGTLAVAVLLSMIMSHNMGRDIRAFSELARSIGEGDYSKRLRVLPGGEFKPLAQSVNAMAQSIERNIELIQDQKGQLQAVFGGMREGVLTLDANGRIESFNAALDEMFNLPSSTVGRSPIEVIRRFEIQDLVDQILADPEVGPRSIQIDIMDTRTVEVTAERFLDQNGVRKVILVFYDVTEMKRSEKGLRDFVANASHQLRTPLTSIKGYTETLLDMPPDDPVAAHKFLETVLKNADHMDKVISSMLALAKSEQAGKRLKLVPLSGREHLSRAIDDLAVWAAERSITFRTRTPDDEMMVMGETDGLLHVFHNLLNNAVKYSPEGGKITVSAEDDGESIVFCVEDQGPGISRELSTKVFERFYRVDENTIDGSGSAGLGLAICRRIVKNLGGDIWHDGYGEGVRGARFCFRLNKPGETAL, from the coding sequence ATGAAACTGCGCTCTTTTCAGATGCGGATACTGCTGTGGACCTGGGGACTGCTCCTCATGGCCATGGCCGTGGTCTTCTTCTACTCCACGAGCATCGTGGGCGACGAACTGGTCACCGAAGCGGAGATCCGCACGCGGCACCAGATCGAAGCCATCGAGTGGCTCATTCAGGACCACTCCCTGTTCGAGTCCGAACAGGACTTCGCGGAGTGGGTGGATGCGCTGGCCTTCAAGCTCAATTCCCGAATCACCTACATCATCAACGGCAAGGTCGTGGCCGACTCCGAGGTCCCCTATGCTGATCTGGATTCCTTGGACGACCACAGCCACCGGCCCGAGGTTCTGGCCGCGCTCAAGGACGGCTGGGGAGTCAACGTGCGCCACTCCGACACCCTGAACAAGGACATGCTCTATGTGGCCCGTCAGTTCAAGGGCGTGCCCGCGGTGGACGCGGGAGTCCTGCGCATGGCCGTGCCGTTCTCCCATGTCAGCGCGCGGCTTGATCTGTTGCGTACCAACCTGATCTGGCTTTTCCTGGGCACCCTGGCCGTGGCCGTGCTCCTGAGCATGATCATGTCCCACAACATGGGCCGCGACATCCGGGCCTTTTCCGAGTTGGCCCGGTCCATCGGGGAGGGCGACTACTCCAAGCGGCTGCGCGTTCTGCCCGGCGGCGAATTCAAGCCCCTGGCCCAGTCGGTCAATGCCATGGCCCAGTCCATCGAGCGCAACATCGAGCTCATCCAGGACCAGAAGGGCCAGTTGCAGGCCGTGTTCGGCGGCATGCGCGAGGGCGTGCTCACCCTGGACGCCAACGGGCGCATCGAATCCTTCAACGCGGCCCTGGACGAGATGTTCAACCTGCCCTCCTCCACGGTGGGCCGGTCGCCCATCGAGGTCATCCGCCGCTTCGAGATCCAGGACCTGGTGGACCAGATTCTGGCTGATCCCGAGGTCGGCCCCCGGTCCATTCAGATCGATATCATGGACACGCGGACCGTCGAGGTCACGGCCGAGCGGTTCCTGGACCAGAACGGGGTACGCAAGGTCATCCTGGTCTTCTACGACGTCACCGAGATGAAGCGCAGCGAGAAGGGGCTGAGGGACTTCGTGGCCAACGCCTCCCACCAGCTGCGCACGCCGCTGACCTCCATCAAGGGATATACCGAGACCCTGCTGGACATGCCGCCGGACGACCCCGTGGCTGCGCACAAATTTCTGGAGACCGTACTCAAGAACGCGGATCACATGGACAAGGTCATCTCCAGCATGCTGGCACTGGCCAAGTCCGAACAGGCGGGCAAGCGCCTGAAGTTGGTCCCCCTGTCAGGCCGCGAACATCTTTCGCGGGCCATCGACGATCTGGCCGTGTGGGCCGCGGAGCGGAGCATCACCTTCCGCACCCGCACCCCGGACGACGAGATGATGGTCATGGGCGAGACCGACGGGCTGCTGCACGTCTTCCACAACCTGCTCAACAACGCGGTCAAGTATAGCCCCGAGGGGGGGAAGATCACGGTCAGCGCCGAAGACGACGGCGAGTCCATCGTCTTCTGTGTTGAGGATCAGGGACCGGGCATCTCCAGAGAGCTGTCCACCAAGGTGTTCGAGCGTTTCTACCGCGTGGACGAGAACACCATCGACGGGTCGGGCAGCGCCGGGCTGGGCCTGGCCATCTGCCGCCGCATCGTCAAGAATCTGGGCGGCGACATCTGGCACGACGGCTACGGCGAGGGTGTGCGGGGCGCGCGCTTCTGCTTCCGCCTGAACAAGCCGGGGGAAACGGCTCTTTAG
- a CDS encoding inorganic phosphate transporter: MDIYDLFLYMSVGAGFLMAFNLGANDVANSMASAVGARAITVKQAVFIAGILNFVGAVFLGSHVTATISKGIINPEVISDPKLIMIGMFASLLAAGLWVLVATLTSLPVSSTHSIVGAITGFGLVAGGPDVVNWLKMGGIVLSWIISPFFAAAIAYFIFTHIRRYILFQRHFIQQAKKWAPIWVAITLSMISLSFLYKTPAGKALGLHWLTALAIAAALSFAAWAAARHFVSKFVMDEEEGAEGVERVFRKMQVGTSCYVALSQGANDVANAIGPVAAIYLIAKEHMLLAKAEVPWPMLVLGGLGIAVGIAVLGHKVMATVGEKITTLTNTRGFAVDFGAASTVLVASNLGLPVSTTHAAVGGVVGVGLARGFSAVDFRVLLRIVAYWVATVPIAALTSIVIFVLLKWLCYG; the protein is encoded by the coding sequence ATGGATATTTACGATCTGTTTCTATACATGTCCGTGGGGGCCGGGTTCCTCATGGCGTTCAACCTGGGGGCCAACGACGTGGCCAACTCCATGGCCTCGGCCGTCGGGGCCAGGGCCATCACAGTCAAACAGGCCGTGTTCATCGCGGGTATTCTGAACTTCGTGGGCGCGGTCTTTCTGGGCTCCCACGTGACCGCGACCATCAGCAAGGGGATCATCAACCCCGAGGTCATCTCGGACCCCAAGCTGATCATGATCGGCATGTTCGCCTCCCTGCTGGCGGCCGGGCTGTGGGTGCTGGTGGCAACACTGACCTCGCTACCGGTTTCGTCCACGCACTCCATCGTCGGGGCCATCACCGGGTTCGGCCTGGTGGCGGGCGGTCCGGACGTGGTCAACTGGCTCAAGATGGGCGGCATCGTCCTGTCCTGGATCATCTCCCCGTTCTTTGCGGCTGCCATCGCCTATTTCATCTTTACGCACATCCGGCGATATATTCTGTTCCAGCGCCATTTCATACAGCAGGCCAAGAAGTGGGCACCCATCTGGGTGGCCATCACGCTGTCCATGATCTCCCTGTCGTTTCTGTACAAGACTCCGGCGGGCAAGGCGCTCGGCCTGCATTGGCTGACCGCGCTGGCCATCGCCGCGGCTTTGTCCTTCGCGGCCTGGGCCGCCGCCCGGCACTTCGTGTCCAAGTTCGTGATGGATGAGGAAGAGGGCGCCGAAGGCGTGGAACGGGTTTTCCGCAAGATGCAGGTCGGCACGTCCTGTTACGTGGCCCTGTCGCAGGGCGCCAACGACGTGGCCAACGCCATCGGTCCGGTGGCGGCCATCTACCTCATCGCCAAGGAGCACATGCTGCTGGCCAAGGCCGAGGTACCGTGGCCCATGCTCGTGCTGGGCGGCCTCGGCATCGCGGTGGGTATCGCCGTGCTCGGACACAAGGTCATGGCAACCGTGGGCGAAAAAATTACCACACTGACCAACACGCGCGGCTTTGCCGTTGACTTCGGGGCCGCGTCTACCGTATTGGTCGCCTCCAATCTCGGCCTGCCGGTTTCCACGACGCACGCCGCCGTTGGCGGCGTAGTCGGTGTTGGCCTGGCGCGCGGGTTTTCGGCCGTGGACTTCCGGGTCCTGCTGCGCATCGTCGCCTACTGGGTGGCGACCGTTCCCATCGCCGCCCTGACCAGCATCGTTATCTTTGTGCTGCTCAAATGGTTGTGTTACGGCTAG
- a CDS encoding DUF47 family protein: MTLKIPFFGLLGRRSPMEGLVEHYDKIAECIAAIDESLECYVSGGVCREFKELTKAVDEIENHADSIKRNIRNHLPKGLFMAVEKHLFLSYTKSQDNVLDAAQDALHWLAMRPVAIPEDIQKEMIYLLDSVAKCTVLLGPALKSTIGLINGESLDREGTKECFRKVRRERDEVRRRKNDLQKKIYDKDIDFKDIYQLLHFVDCLDNMGHNTENCAELLRSMIAR; the protein is encoded by the coding sequence ATGACATTGAAAATTCCCTTCTTCGGTCTGCTTGGCAGGCGTTCTCCCATGGAGGGCCTGGTCGAACACTACGACAAGATCGCCGAATGCATCGCCGCCATCGACGAATCCCTTGAATGCTACGTGTCCGGCGGAGTGTGTCGCGAGTTCAAGGAGTTGACCAAGGCCGTGGACGAGATCGAAAACCACGCCGACTCCATCAAGCGCAACATCCGCAATCACCTGCCCAAGGGCTTGTTCATGGCCGTGGAAAAGCACCTGTTCCTTTCCTACACCAAGAGCCAGGACAACGTTCTGGACGCGGCCCAGGACGCCCTGCACTGGCTGGCCATGCGCCCTGTGGCCATCCCCGAGGACATCCAGAAGGAGATGATCTATCTCCTGGATTCCGTGGCCAAGTGCACCGTGCTGCTCGGCCCGGCGCTCAAGTCCACCATCGGTCTGATCAACGGCGAGTCCCTGGACCGCGAAGGCACCAAGGAGTGCTTCCGCAAGGTTCGTCGCGAGCGCGACGAGGTTCGCCGCCGCAAGAACGATCTGCAGAAGAAAATTTACGACAAGGACATCGACTTCAAGGACATCTACCAGCTCCTGCACTTCGTGGACTGCCTCGACAACATGGGGCACAACACAGAGAACTGCGCCGAGCTGCTGCGCTCCATGATCGCTCGCTAG
- a CDS encoding YbaY family lipoprotein, giving the protein MQNTRPTFPALLAAALILALLGGCTAASTRQNTATAPEPSANARATLKVSVSYRERMLLPPGCTLFLELENISQLNPKDNEITSAFIPVKAAPPFKVVMKYDPDKIVKQLHYAVTARIQLNGQVLFSGSARIDPLSWPEDTPLSITVTMVKR; this is encoded by the coding sequence ATGCAGAATACGCGCCCAACCTTTCCGGCCCTTCTTGCCGCAGCCCTGATCCTGGCATTGCTTGGTGGATGCACGGCTGCTTCGACCAGGCAGAATACGGCCACCGCCCCCGAGCCTTCGGCAAACGCCAGGGCCACACTCAAGGTCTCGGTATCCTATCGGGAACGCATGCTCCTGCCTCCGGGCTGCACCCTGTTCCTGGAACTGGAAAACATCTCCCAGCTCAACCCGAAGGACAATGAGATCACCAGTGCCTTCATCCCGGTAAAGGCCGCTCCGCCCTTCAAAGTGGTCATGAAGTACGATCCGGACAAGATCGTCAAACAGCTGCATTACGCGGTCACGGCGCGCATCCAACTCAACGGACAGGTGCTCTTTTCCGGCTCCGCGCGCATCGATCCCCTGTCCTGGCCCGAAGATACGCCTCTGTCGATCACGGTAACCATGGTAAAACGATAG
- a CDS encoding tetratricopeptide repeat protein produces the protein MSNLKKLGILNREGMRACNEGRPGDALFQLTQADSIARAMNSPLHEAKVRNNMALVYQMSGKFEEARVSFRIAAGRAVEGAGEGNVLHRLIMRNLDSLIVQAEGRAA, from the coding sequence ATGAGCAATCTCAAAAAACTCGGCATCCTCAACCGTGAAGGCATGCGCGCCTGCAACGAAGGCCGTCCCGGTGACGCCCTGTTTCAACTGACCCAGGCCGACAGCATTGCCCGGGCCATGAATTCCCCCCTGCACGAGGCCAAGGTGCGCAACAACATGGCCCTGGTCTATCAGATGTCCGGAAAATTCGAGGAAGCCCGCGTCAGCTTCCGCATCGCGGCCGGGCGCGCCGTGGAAGGCGCTGGCGAAGGCAATGTCCTGCACCGGCTGATCATGCGCAACCTTGATTCTCTGATTGTTCAGGCCGAAGGCAGGGCCGCCTAA
- a CDS encoding HD-GYP domain-containing protein, producing MVTTALHQFAESLGNAIDAKDPHTSMHSDEVAEVARVLALAMNLTPSQAAIIHVAGHLHDIGKIGVPDSVLKKQGPLTTVEWRAVHRHPEAGAAILEPVSALKQIGVVDMVLHHHERWDGKGYPHALKGAAIPLGARIISVADSLSAMRQNRPYRDALDMDRACREIERCAGTQFDPAVVAAFHRASGKIQRLVGNAARW from the coding sequence ATGGTGACCACAGCCCTGCATCAGTTCGCCGAATCTCTGGGAAACGCCATTGACGCCAAGGACCCGCATACCTCCATGCATTCGGATGAAGTGGCCGAGGTGGCACGTGTGCTCGCCCTGGCCATGAACCTGACCCCGAGCCAGGCCGCCATCATCCATGTGGCCGGGCACCTCCACGATATAGGCAAGATCGGCGTGCCCGATTCGGTGCTCAAGAAACAGGGCCCTCTGACCACGGTCGAGTGGCGGGCCGTGCACCGTCACCCCGAAGCCGGGGCCGCCATCCTTGAACCGGTCTCCGCCCTGAAGCAGATCGGTGTGGTCGACATGGTTCTGCATCACCATGAGCGGTGGGACGGGAAGGGCTACCCCCATGCCCTCAAGGGGGCGGCCATTCCGCTGGGCGCACGCATCATCAGCGTGGCCGACTCCCTGTCCGCCATGCGCCAGAACCGCCCCTACCGGGACGCCCTGGACATGGACCGCGCCTGCCGGGAGATAGAACGCTGCGCAGGAACCCAGTTTGACCCGGCCGTGGTGGCCGCATTCCATCGGGCGTCCGGCAAAATCCAGAGACTCGTCGGCAACGCGGCGAGGTGGTAG
- a CDS encoding SDR family oxidoreductase, whose product MIITLEGKKALVTASSGGIGYAIARGLAESGATVILNGRSEQSVQAAKDKLSAELPDATLLTVAADLSDNAGCDKLLKTVPEVDILVNNAGIYGPGDFFETGDEVWDAYWQTNVMSGVRLSRAYLPAMQNKGWGRIVFISSESARNIPSDMIHYGVSKTALLALSRGIAKRVAGTGVTVNAVLPGPTLSDGFESMVADEMARTGKSLEQIGQEFVRAHRPSSVIDRAAQVEEVANMVVYTCSEQASATSGAALRVDGGVVDDIV is encoded by the coding sequence ATGATTATTACACTCGAAGGGAAAAAGGCCCTGGTTACCGCATCTTCAGGCGGGATAGGATACGCCATAGCCAGGGGACTGGCCGAAAGCGGCGCAACCGTTATCCTCAACGGACGCAGCGAACAAAGCGTGCAGGCGGCCAAGGACAAGTTGTCGGCCGAACTGCCCGATGCGACGCTGCTGACCGTCGCAGCCGACCTTTCCGACAACGCGGGCTGCGACAAGCTGCTCAAGACCGTACCCGAGGTGGATATTCTGGTGAACAACGCCGGAATATACGGACCGGGCGATTTCTTCGAAACCGGTGACGAGGTATGGGACGCCTACTGGCAGACGAACGTCATGTCCGGCGTTCGCCTGTCGCGCGCCTATCTCCCGGCCATGCAGAACAAGGGATGGGGACGGATCGTGTTCATCTCCTCGGAATCCGCCCGCAACATCCCCTCGGATATGATCCACTACGGCGTGTCCAAGACGGCGTTGCTGGCCCTTTCCCGAGGCATCGCCAAGCGGGTGGCCGGAACCGGTGTCACTGTGAACGCGGTGCTGCCCGGTCCGACCCTGTCCGACGGGTTCGAGTCCATGGTGGCCGACGAAATGGCCCGCACAGGCAAGAGCCTGGAACAGATCGGGCAGGAATTCGTGCGAGCCCACCGTCCGAGCTCGGTCATAGACCGGGCCGCACAGGTGGAGGAAGTGGCCAACATGGTCGTCTACACCTGCTCGGAACAGGCTTCGGCCACCAGCGGAGCGGCGCTGCGCGTCGACGGCGGTGTCGTGGACGACATCGTATAG
- a CDS encoding Mrp/NBP35 family ATP-binding protein: MSDCQGCASASPDGTCTSATGCDKPEDQKLQKTLSRIKHKIVVMSGKGGVGKSTVAANIAVALSLAGKKVGLLDVDVHGPSVPRLLSLKGQQPHIGDQVMEPVPWSKNLSVMSLGFLLQDDRQAVIWRGPVKIGLIKQFVEDVMWGDLDYLIVDCPPGTGDEPLSTLQTLGPTAMAVIVTTPQGVAIDDVRRSVSFVGEVGNRVLGIVENMSGFACPDCGKVHQIFKSGGGEDLAKESGVQFLGRIPLDPAVADSGDEGYPFMKVHRDTATGKAMEQVIAPILALPDPPKA, from the coding sequence ATGAGCGATTGTCAAGGATGTGCTTCCGCCTCGCCTGACGGAACCTGCACCAGCGCAACGGGTTGCGACAAGCCCGAAGACCAGAAACTGCAAAAGACTCTGAGCCGCATCAAACACAAGATCGTGGTCATGTCCGGCAAGGGCGGCGTGGGCAAATCCACCGTGGCCGCCAACATCGCCGTGGCCCTGTCCCTGGCCGGCAAGAAAGTCGGCCTGCTCGACGTGGACGTGCACGGCCCGAGCGTGCCCCGCCTGCTTTCCCTCAAGGGACAGCAGCCGCACATCGGCGACCAGGTCATGGAACCCGTGCCGTGGAGCAAGAACCTCTCCGTCATGTCCCTGGGCTTCCTGCTCCAGGACGACCGCCAGGCCGTCATCTGGCGTGGACCGGTCAAGATCGGCCTGATCAAGCAATTTGTTGAAGACGTCATGTGGGGCGACCTCGACTACCTCATCGTCGACTGCCCTCCGGGCACCGGCGACGAGCCCCTGTCCACTCTGCAGACGCTGGGCCCCACCGCCATGGCCGTCATCGTCACCACTCCCCAGGGCGTGGCCATCGACGACGTGCGCCGCTCCGTGTCCTTTGTCGGCGAAGTCGGCAACCGCGTGCTCGGCATTGTCGAGAACATGTCCGGTTTCGCCTGCCCCGACTGCGGCAAGGTCCACCAGATCTTCAAGTCCGGCGGCGGTGAAGACCTGGCCAAGGAGTCCGGTGTCCAGTTCCTCGGCCGCATCCCCCTGGATCCCGCCGTGGCCGACTCCGGCGACGAAGGCTATCCCTTCATGAAAGTCCACCGCGATACCGCCACCGGCAAGGCCATGGAGCAAGTCATCGCTCCCATCCTCGCCCTCCCCGACCCGCCCAAGGCGTAA
- a CDS encoding sigma 54-interacting transcriptional regulator, with product MPFPKNLPLEAVFASIADGLFTVDADWNVTYFNEAARRITGISEEDALGRKCWDVFRSSLCDGQCALKSCIHQGGRIVNKSIFIVRSDGTTLPISISASPLKDKDGKVVGGVETFRDLTDIHVSRQQAKDIYRFENIVGRSKALEKIFRILPQISRSEATTLLLGKSGTGKELFARAIHSLSPRKDGPFVAVNCGALPDTLLESELFGYKAGAFTDARSDKPGRFELADGGTVFLDEIGDMPQNLQVKLLRFLQEKTFEPLGGVAPVHADVRVVAATNRNLKDAVADGTFRQDLFYRLNVVTLTLPPLTERQEDLPLLIDHFLTEFNSSRGKAIRGVSEDALHVLMRHDFPGNVRELENILEYAFILCPDGFIQVEHLPEYLHPVAKRTAAPNGLSGTMDAIKRRAARQAVRRNNGKRMTACRELGITKDTLRRLLVDPEPDE from the coding sequence ATGCCGTTCCCCAAAAACCTCCCCCTTGAGGCCGTGTTCGCCTCCATCGCCGACGGGCTGTTCACCGTGGACGCGGACTGGAACGTCACCTATTTCAACGAGGCCGCCCGGCGCATCACCGGCATATCCGAAGAGGACGCCCTGGGGCGCAAGTGCTGGGACGTGTTCCGCTCGTCCCTGTGCGACGGCCAATGCGCGCTCAAGTCGTGCATTCACCAGGGCGGGCGCATCGTCAACAAGTCCATCTTCATCGTCCGCTCGGACGGCACCACCCTGCCCATCTCCATTTCGGCCTCGCCGCTCAAGGACAAGGACGGCAAGGTGGTCGGCGGCGTGGAAACCTTCCGGGACCTGACCGACATCCACGTTTCCCGGCAGCAGGCCAAGGACATCTACCGCTTTGAAAATATCGTGGGCCGCTCCAAGGCTCTGGAAAAGATATTCCGCATCCTGCCCCAGATCAGCCGGTCCGAGGCGACCACCCTGCTGTTGGGCAAGAGCGGCACGGGCAAGGAACTCTTCGCCCGCGCCATCCATTCCCTGAGCCCGCGCAAGGACGGCCCTTTCGTGGCCGTGAACTGCGGGGCCCTGCCCGACACGTTGCTTGAATCCGAACTGTTCGGCTACAAGGCGGGCGCGTTCACCGACGCCAGATCGGACAAACCGGGCCGGTTCGAGTTGGCAGACGGCGGCACGGTCTTCCTGGACGAGATCGGGGACATGCCCCAGAACCTTCAGGTCAAGCTGCTGCGCTTTCTTCAGGAAAAGACCTTCGAACCTCTGGGCGGCGTCGCCCCGGTCCATGCCGACGTGCGCGTTGTGGCCGCCACCAACCGCAACCTCAAGGACGCCGTGGCCGACGGGACCTTCCGTCAGGACCTCTTCTACCGGCTCAACGTGGTCACCCTGACCCTGCCGCCGCTGACCGAGCGTCAGGAGGACCTGCCCCTGCTCATCGACCACTTCCTGACCGAGTTCAACAGCTCACGCGGCAAGGCCATACGCGGTGTCAGCGAGGATGCCCTGCACGTGCTCATGCGCCACGATTTTCCGGGCAACGTGCGCGAACTGGAGAACATCCTCGAATACGCCTTCATCCTCTGCCCGGACGGGTTCATCCAGGTGGAACACCTGCCGGAATACCTGCACCCCGTTGCAAAACGCACGGCCGCGCCCAACGGACTGTCCGGGACCATGGACGCCATCAAGCGCCGCGCCGCGCGTCAGGCCGTCCGCCGCAACAACGGCAAACGCATGACCGCCTGCCGCGAGCTGGGCATCACCAAAGACACGCTGCGCCGCCTGCTGGTCGACCCTGAGCCGGACGAATAA
- a CDS encoding alpha/beta fold hydrolase translates to MKKLSLCTFILCLIWSAPALAGVGMAETVFKDAGRGRTLKAHIWYPSDGKPEGRFAENAVFEGVDAVMDGAIKPGRYPLYILLHGTTGNWRNLSWLAARLAEDGGVVCAADHPGYTSGDGDPASVIRAWDQPRDASFLAAEMVRSRFGEAVDPTRVFAVGYSLGGYSALALAGAKIDLHRYVEFCADNQDRSCRYFKPALTGLAERDFTLAAQELTDDRFSKVVAIAPGFVEACTPESLKRIAIPVLIVGGGKDQNIPPSTHFYPRLPEFPKNIFYREMPNASHFSFMQLCKPGALKILAEEDAEFVCMDFGADRRAIHDKLYQYIVEFLQAQTD, encoded by the coding sequence ATGAAGAAACTTTCACTCTGCACGTTCATCCTCTGCCTAATCTGGTCCGCTCCAGCTCTGGCCGGGGTGGGCATGGCCGAGACCGTGTTCAAGGACGCAGGGCGCGGGCGGACGCTGAAGGCCCATATCTGGTATCCCAGCGACGGCAAGCCAGAAGGACGCTTCGCGGAGAACGCGGTCTTCGAGGGCGTCGACGCGGTCATGGACGGAGCAATCAAACCCGGCAGGTACCCTCTGTACATCCTGCTCCACGGCACCACGGGCAATTGGCGCAACCTTTCCTGGCTGGCGGCCCGACTGGCCGAAGACGGCGGCGTGGTCTGCGCGGCCGACCATCCGGGCTACACCTCGGGCGACGGCGATCCGGCCTCGGTTATCCGGGCCTGGGACCAACCCCGTGACGCGAGTTTCCTTGCGGCTGAGATGGTGCGCTCCCGGTTCGGTGAGGCCGTCGACCCAACCAGGGTCTTTGCCGTGGGCTATTCGCTGGGCGGCTACAGTGCTCTGGCCCTGGCAGGGGCGAAGATTGACCTGCACCGCTACGTCGAATTCTGCGCCGACAACCAGGACCGATCCTGCCGCTACTTCAAGCCCGCCCTGACGGGGCTGGCCGAACGGGATTTCACCCTGGCAGCGCAGGAGCTGACGGACGACCGGTTCAGCAAGGTGGTGGCCATCGCTCCGGGATTCGTGGAAGCGTGCACGCCCGAGTCCCTCAAGAGGATCGCCATCCCGGTCCTGATCGTTGGCGGCGGCAAGGACCAGAACATTCCGCCCTCGACCCATTTCTACCCCCGGCTGCCCGAGTTCCCGAAAAACATCTTTTACCGGGAGATGCCCAACGCCTCGCACTTCAGTTTCATGCAGCTGTGCAAGCCGGGCGCGTTGAAAATCCTGGCCGAGGAGGATGCGGAGTTCGTGTGTATGGATTTTGGCGCGGACCGGCGGGCCATCCACGACAAACTCTACCAATACATCGTGGAGTTCCTGCAAGCGCAAACCGATTGA